A genomic region of Chelonia mydas isolate rCheMyd1 chromosome 9, rCheMyd1.pri.v2, whole genome shotgun sequence contains the following coding sequences:
- the NEU2 gene encoding sialidase-2 — MASLPVLQEETLFRKGFWSYRIPALLYVPQSCTILAFAEERQDEVDEHAKLIAMRRGTYDGTTHRVQWNKMETIVNAQLEGHRSMNPCPVYDEVTGNLILFFIAVPGKVSENYQIKTKTNLVHLCQVTSTDNGCSWSPAKDLTETVIGTAHKDWATFAVGPGHGLQLLNEARSLVIPAYAYRILDPGKKPTPHAFCFVSSDHGKTWAMGNFVAKESALECQVAEVHSQGERVLYCNARSSKGARVQAVSYNHGMDFDSGQRIEKLVEPPHGCHGSVTGFPSPANMKSGCQDSWVLYSHPTDPAGRRNLGVYLNKCPLDPACWTGPTLIFKGLCAYSDLQHMGQGPDGFPLFCCLFEFGTSSQYKEIVFLMFTLKQAFPSEC, encoded by the exons AtggcttcacttcctgtcctacaaGAAGAGACGTTGTTCCGAAAGGGATTCTGGAGCTATCGAATCCCAGCCCTGCTCTATGTGCCGCAGTCCTGCACCATCCTGGCATTCGCCGAGGAGCGGCAGGATGAGGTGGATGAACACGCCAAGCTGATAGCAATGCGCAGAGGCACATATGATGGGACTACCCATCGTGTTCAG TGGAATAAAATGGAGACCATTGTCAATGCGCAGCTGGAGGGCCACCGTTCCATGAACCCATGTCCTGTGTACGATGAAGTCACTGGGAACCTCATTCTGTTCTTTATAGCTGTCCCAGGAAAGGTCTCTGAAAACTACCAGATCAAGACAAAGACCAACTTGGTCCATCTGTGCCAGGTCACCAGCACTGATAATGGATGCTCCTGGAGCCCTGCGAAGGATCTCACTGAGACTGTCATTGGCACAGCACACAAGGACTGGGCCACCTTTGCAGTGGGACCAGGCCACGGTTTACAGTTGCTCAATGAGGCTCGGAGTCTCGTGATTCCTGCCTACGCCTATCGGATACTTGACCCtgggaaaaaacccaccccacaTGCCTTCTGCTTTGTTAGTTCTGACCACGGGAAGACCTGGGCAATGGGGAACTTTGTGGCAAAGGAGAGTGCTCTGGAGTGCCAGGTAGCTGAAGTGCACAGCCAAGGAGAGAGGGTGCTGTACTGCAATGCTAGAAGCAGCAAGGGAGCCAGAGTCCAGGCTGTGAGCTACAACCATGGGATGGACTTTGATAGTGGTCAGCGGATTGAGAAGCTGGTAGAACCTCCCCATGGCTGCCATGGGAGTGTTACTGGCTTCCCAAGTCCCGCTAACATGAAGTCAGGGTGTCAGGACAGCTGGGTGCTCTACTCTCACCCCACAGACCCAGCTGGGCGGAGAAATTTAGGAGTGTACCTCAACAAGTGTCCCTTAGATCCCGCGTGCTGGACAGGACCCACTCTCATCTTCAAGGGCTTGTGTGCTTATTCAGATCTGCAGCACATGGGGCAAGGCCCTGATGGCTTCCCACTGTTTTGCTGCCTGTTTGAGTTTGGCACCAGCTCGCAATACAAAGAGATTGTCTTCCTTATGTTCACTTTGAAACAAGCCTTTCCATCCGAGTGCTGA